The proteins below come from a single Cannabis sativa cultivar Pink pepper isolate KNU-18-1 chromosome 3, ASM2916894v1, whole genome shotgun sequence genomic window:
- the LOC115709052 gene encoding GDSL esterase/lipase 7, whose amino-acid sequence MGIHHKNFSSSSSSFLQLIIIIFIPFFFLFFSFVASETNTLAPALYVFGDSTVDVGNNNNFDTISKANFSPYGIDFDDGATGRPTNGYNMADVIALSLGLNIPPAIRSVDFKSYDCDHGFNYASSSSGILPDTGTNMKGVMSLGEQTDMFNKTVHEFLRPRMKNPTDLKNHLSKSIFFLVTGSNDFTINFLMSKNRTNSDRFNFSKHLVQKYATQLQKLYYLGARKFVVFEVEAMGCSPSAVLKAFPNNPNKCVDDLNNLAKNYNTLLNQILQQLVSNFKGAAVIVGKNYDFTYQMAQNPARFGLKEAFKPCCSTTSIGVCDAKKPITCKKRNSYAYFDAFHTTQAANSIMASTCFSSAGACFPYNIRQLSQL is encoded by the exons ATGGGTATTCATCATAAGAAtttctcatcatcatcatcgtccTTCCTAcaactcatcatcatcatcttcatacctttcttcttcttgtttttCTCATTTGTAGCTTCTGAAACTAATACGTTGGCACCAGCCTTATATGTGTTTGGAGACTCAACTGTGGATGTTGGCAATAACAACAACTTTGATACCATTTCTAAAGCTAATTTTTCACCTTATGGCATAGATTTTGACGATGGAGCCACTGGTAGACCCACAAATGGTTACAATATGGCTGATGTTATCG cTTTGTCACTTGGATTGAATATCCCACCTGCAATCAGAAGCGTTGATTTCAAATCATACGATTGTGATCATGGTTTTAATTATGCTTCTTCCTCTTCTGGAATTCTTCCTGATACAGGCACCAATATG AAAGGTGTTATGAGCTTGGGAGAACAAACAGATATGTTCAATAAAACAGTCCATGAATTTTTGAGACCAAGAATGAAAAATCCAACCGATCTGAAGAATCACTTATCAAAATCCATATTCTTTTTGGTTACTGGTTCCAATGATTTTACTATCAATTTTCTTATGTCCAAAAATCGCACCAATAGTGATCGTTTCAACTTTTCCAAACACCTCGTCCAAAAATATGCTACTCAATTACAG AAACTATATTATTTAGGTGCTAGAAAATTTGTGGTATTTGAGGTTGAAGCTATGGGGTGTTCACCATCTGCAGTGCTTAAGGCTTTTCCAAATAATCCTAATAAGTGTGTGGATGATTTGAATAATTTGGCCAAAAATTACAACACATTGTTGAATCAAATTCTTCAACAATTAGTGTCTAATTTTAAAGGAGCAGCAGTCATTGTGGGTAAAAATTATGATTTTACCTATCAGATGGCTCAAAACCCTGCACGATTTG gGTTAAAAGAAGCATTTAAGCCATGTTGTAGCACAACATCGATTGGAGTATGTGATGCGAAGAAACCTATTACATGCAAAAAGAGAAATTCTTATGCATACTTTGATGCGTTTCATACAACACAAGCAGCTAACTCCATTATGGCAAGTACATGCTTCAGTAGTGCTGGCGCTTGTTTCCCTTATAACATCAGACAACTTTcacaattataa
- the LOC133036099 gene encoding uncharacterized protein LOC133036099, whose protein sequence is MLIARFPGEAHHYYSRDEAIDSTEQLVMEDFLNTLTPNGLPPHELQLKRNCPIMLLRNINPSDGLYNGTRLICRAFEPNVIDAEIDVGHHRGKRVFIPRIPFLPNVDENSGFPFKRTQFPIRLSFAMTINKSQGQTLDYVGVYLPQPVFSHGQLYVALSRAKTSSTVRVLIRPVTTGQHDKNYTKNVVYTE, encoded by the coding sequence ATGTTAATTGCACGTTTCCCGGGAGAAGCACATCACTACTACAGTCGAGATGAAGCTATAGATAGCACCGAGCAATTAGTTATGGAAGATTTCTTAAACACTCTTACACCAAACGGCCTTCCTCCACATGAATTGCAGCTAAAGAGGAATTGTCCAATAATGTTGCTTAGAAACATTAATCCTTCAGATGGACTCTACAATGGAACCCGTTTGATTTGTCGAGCATTTGAACCAAATGTGATAGATGCTGAAATTGATGTAGGACACCATAGAGGAAAAAGAGTCTTTATACCAAGAATACCATTCTTACCCAATGTGGACGAAAATAGCGGCTTTCCATTTAAACGAACACAATTCCCCATAAGATTAAGTTTTGCTATGACAATAAACAAATCGCAAGGCCAAACGTTAGATTATGTTGGAGTTTATTTGCCACAACCTGTTTTTTCACACGGTCAGTTATATGTGGCATTGTCAAGGGCAAAAACATCGTCTACAGTGCGTGTGTTAATCCGACCTGTGACCACAGGCCAGCACGATAAGAACTACACCAAAAACGTAGTCTACACAGAGTAA
- the LOC115710030 gene encoding uncharacterized protein LOC115710030 isoform X1, which produces MEMEDKGTRREKVVQAQVLHKVGEVISAINDAKHVDQLICSLHSFAILLFPLDSSLLSGSIDERYRDKILSAKVPSVDERSEWWQVFYRGNAFPTLARVLLRDVTSNWLACFPISARKHVYDAFFANGLMTEVVQALVPCLQPIGTDGLDVQAVRSNTERLLILCLLENNGVVQMAKEFGAAYQTEDSFNEHSKAHVSMVAQIVSSLPDKAQMGAAVSLSSHMFFKQITIQLLYLAEERNSNLVDGGAVFNGSGMDGYGTFTFVGETFSRICRRGSIDVLVSEVVPRVLRHVQSLLSLNDGSLVADVIESNRASQFWLNMMLSVKDSYAVERMSEQLLREIAKKRVSDVEAYWILWILFHRSFSHQVSFRSMLVDKFLLWKVFPISCLRWILHFALLEHPPDVKPISESHNNQKFLEALHSLASVWSKKEFVQSATTEQQIYVSAAVGLSLENISREQLDEIKDVMPSILQGVSCRLESPNHLVRRMASSVALAFSKVIDPENPLYLDDSCIGESIDWEFGLVDSEKECLTNNKCIEKGVNVKSCISSVEENDVNHTADKNILQNVKTKTKEVSEYKLVDPDEIIDPATLNCDSGSDKDDDDNESEISDTSSDSSLQPYDLVDDDTDLKKNFTQLVDVVGALRKSDDADGVEKALDVAEKLVRASPDELKHVASDLVRTLVQVRCSDLAVEGEEETAENKRQRALVALVVMCPLESLDTLHKLLYSPNVDFSQRIMILDVMTNAALELSHTKTTKPKHQTRPLISTISENQAWFLPSDIGPPGAGTWKEISETGTLLNWENRYERELPPKPGQIRKGKTRRWSLGSSNIQDNQSEWSHNKFPMYAAAFMLPAMQGFDKKRHGVDLLNRDFIVLGKLIYMLGVCMKCAAMHPEASALASPLLDMLQSRGICHHKEAYVRKAALFAASCVLSSLHPSYIASSLTEGSLEISKGLDWVRTWALHVAESDTDRECYMMAMTCLQLHAEMALQASRAMESIESTSKVENIGLLSSLSKDTIKIPYSSVKFH; this is translated from the exons ATGGAAATGGAGGATAAGGGAACAAGGAGAGAGAAGGTCGTACAAGCTCAAGTCCTTCACAAGGTTGGAGAAGTAATCTCCGCTATTAATGACGCCAAGCATGTCGACCAACTCATTTGCTCTCTTCACTCCTTCGCCATCCTTCTATTTCCTCTCGATTCTTCGCTTCTCTCAG GTAGTATTGATGAGCGGTATCGAGACAAG ATTCTTAGTGCCAAAGTTCCTTCAGTAGATGAGAGAAGTGAGTGGTGGCAGGTGTTCTACCGAGGAAACGCATTTCCAACCTTAGCTCGAGTTCTGTTACGGG ATGTTACTTCCAATTGGCTAGCTTGTTTCCCGATTTCAGCACGTAAGCATGTCTATGATGCATTTTTTGCTAATGGACTTATGACTGAGGTTGTTCAAGCCTTGGTCCCTTGCTTACAGCCGATCGGAACTGATGGACTTGATGTTCAAGCTGTCCGCTCAAATACTGAAAG ATTACTCATTCTTTGCTTGCTCGAAAATAATGGAGTGGTTCAGATGGCTAAGGAATTTGGCGCTGCTTACCAAACTGAGGATTCTTTTAATGAACATTCCAAGGCACATGTATCAATGGTGGCACAAATTGTTTCGTCTTTACCAGACAAAGCACAAATGGGAGCTGCTGTTTCACTCTCATCTCA TATGTTCTTCAAACAGATTACCATTCAGCTTCTTTATCTGGcagaagaaagaaattcaaatttAGTAGACGGAGGAGCCGTTTTCAATGGAAGTGGCATGGATGGTTATGGTACCTTTACATTTGTTGGTGAAACATTTTCCCGCATTTGTCGCCGTGGATCTATAG ATGTTCTTGTAAGTGAAGTTGTCCCAAGGGTTCTAAGGCATGTTCAAAGTCTATTGTCATTAAATGATGGTTCACTCGTTGCGGATGTTATTGAATCAAACCGTGCTTCTCAGTTTTGGTTGAATATGATGTTATCAGTCAAAGATTCATATGCTGTGGAAAGAATGTCGGAGCAGCTTTTACGTGAGATTGCAAAGAAACGGGTGAGTGATGTTGAAGCTTATTGGATTCTGTGGATTTTGTTTCATCGAAGTTTTTCACATCAGGTTTCATTCAG gTCCATGCTCGTTGACAAATTTTTACTCTGGAAAGTATTTCCTATTAGTTGCCTTCGTTGGATCCTTCATTTCGCTCTTCTTGAACACCCACCTGATGTAAAACCGATTTCTGAAAGCCACAACAACCAGAAATTCTTAGAGGCACTGCATAGTTTAGCATCAGTGTGGTCCAAGAAGGAGTTTGTGCAATCGGCTACAACAGAGCAACAGATTT ATGTATCTGCAGCTGTTGGCCTTTCCTTGGAAAATATTTCTAGGGAGCAACTAGATGAGATTAAGGATGTGATGCCTTCAATTCTTCAAGGAGTGAGCT GTAGGCTGGAGAGTCCAAACCATTTGGTGCGGAGAATGGCTAGCAGTGTTGCTTTAGCGTTCTCTAAAGTTATTGATCCAGAAAATCCTTTATATCTAGATGATAGCTGCATAGGAGAAAGCATTGACTGGGAGTTTGGATTAGTCGATTCTGAGAAAGAATGTTTAACAAACAATAAGTGTATAGAAAAGGGTGTCAATGTTAAATCATGTATTTCTTCAGTGGAGGAAAATGATGTAAACCACACAGCTGATAAAAATATACTGCAAAATGTAAAGACTAAAACTAAGGAAGTATCGGAGTATAAGTTGGTTGACCCGGATGAGATTATTGATCCAGCTACTCTTAATTGTGATTCTGGCTCTGAcaaagatgatgatgataatgagaGTGAGATTTCTGATACCTCAAGTGACTCATCTTTACAACCGTATGACTTGGTGGATGATGATACAGATTTGAAAAAGAACTTTACACAGTTGGTCGATGTGGTTGGAGCACTACGTAAATCTGATGATGCTGATGGA GTGGAGAAGGCtcttgatgttgctgaaaaactTGTACGAGCATCACCTGATGAACTCAAGCATGTAGCAAGTGATCTTGTCAGAACTCTTGTACAGGTTCGTTGCTCTGACTTGGCTGTAGAAGGTGAGGAGGAAACGGCTGAAAACAAGAGGCAAAGAGCACTTGTTGCTTTGGTTGTTATGTGTCCATTGGAGTCTCTTGACACTTTACACAAACTTCTGTATTCTCCCAATGTTGATTTTAGTCAAAGAATAATGATACTCGATGTAATGACCAACGCTGCTCTGGAGCTGTCTCATACAAAAACTACAAAACCCAAACATCAGACGAGACCCCTTATCTCAACCATATCAGAGAACCAGGCATGGTTTTTGCCTAGTGACATAGGACCACCAGGAGCAGGCACCTGGAAGGAGATTTCAGAAACAGGAACTTTACTTAACTGGGAAAATCGTTACGAGAGAGAACTTCCCCCAAAGCCCGGTCAGATAAGAAAAGGGAAGACACGCAGATGGAGCTTGGGATCGTCAAACATACAAGACAACCAATCAGAATGGTCCCATAACAAGTTTCCTATGTATGCAGCAGCATTTATGCTTCCTGCCATGCAAGGCTTTGACAAGAAAAGGCACGGTGTAGACTTGCTTAACAGAGATTTCATCGTCCTAGGGAAACTCATCTACATGCTCGGTGTTTGTATGAAATGTGCCGCCATGCATCCAGAAGCATCTGCATTGGCTTCCCCTCTTCTAGATATGCTACAATCCAG GGGAATTTGCCATCACAAGGAGGCGTACGTGAGGAAGGCTGCTCTTTTTGCAGCTTCTTGCGTACTGTCATCACTTCATCCGTCCTACATTGCTTCTTCTTTGACTGAAGGAAGTCTTGAAATTTCCAAAGGGCTTGATTGGGTTCGCACATGGGCCCTTCACGTGGCCGAATCAGATACAGATAGAGAATGCTATATG ATGGCTATGACATGTCTCCAACTCCATGCTGAGATGGCTCTCCAAGCTTCACGGGCAATGGAGTCTATTGAAAGTACATCCAAAGTGGAAAATATTGGTCTTCTCTCCAGTTTGTCTAAGGACACTATAAAAATCCCTTACTCCAGtgtaaaatttcattaa
- the LOC115711702 gene encoding probable ubiquitin-like-specific protease 2A, with product MTRKKNITKQVVVIDLDDLDSSVPEGKHQLSRHRTCWQHLSATLHARKRRLTKKDHEAIDGFKLTAQCFLDFPCRERSTRKISRKDVGHGVTKLNKKLDSGIFESYFELLWRGLSEEKKNSFGYLDCLWFSWYREASYKSKVMTWIQNKQIFTKKYVVVPIVIWHHWSVLILCNFDESLESETRKPCMVLLDSLENTDPKRLERDIRKFVSAIFKAEGRTETEKSLRKIPLLIPKVPQQRSDWECGNFVLYFIKLFLDGAPENFSMEGYPYFMERNWFSPEDLDCFCKGLHSELVAT from the exons ATGACGAGGAAGAAGAATATAACCAAGCAAGTCGTCGTTATCGACCTTGACGACCTCGACTCTTCCGTTCCAG AGGGTAAACATCAGCTTTCAAGGCACCGTACGTGCTGGCAACACTTATCAGCAACATTGCATGCTCGTAAAAGAAGGTTAACAAAGAAAGACCATGAAGCCATTGATGGCTTTAAACTTACTGCCCAATGTTTTTTAGATTTCCCTTGCCGTGAGCGATCAACCAGGAAAATTTCCCGTAAGGATGTTGGCCATGGAGTCACTAAACTGAATAAGAAGCTTGATTCTGGAATCTTTGAAAGTTACTTTGA GTTATTGTGGAGAGGTTTGTCTGAGGAGAAGAAAAATTCCTTTGGTTACCTTGACTGTTTATGGTtctcatggtatagagaagcgTCCTACAAATCCAAGGTCATGACATGGATTCAAAACAAGCAAATTTTCACAAAGAAATATGTTGTTGTTCCTATTGTTATCTG GCACCACTGGAGCGTTCTTATCTTATGCAACTTTGATGAGAGTTTGGAATCAGAAACCCGGAAACCTTGCATGGTACTGCTGGATTCTCTCGAAAACACTGATCCAAAGCGGCTTGAACGAGATATTAGGAA ATTTGTATCAGCCATTTTTAAAGCTGAGGGCAGAACTGAAACTGAAAAGTCTCTTCGCAAGATTCCTCTCTTGATCCCTAAG GTACCCCAACAAAGGAGTGATTGGGAATGTGGTAACTTTGTTCTCTACTTTATTAAATTGTTCCTGGATGGGGCTCCAGAAAATTTTAGCATGGAGGGTTATCCATATTTT ATGGAAAGGAACTGGTTTTCTCCAGAGGACTTAGACTGCTTTTGCAAGGGACTGCATTCTGAGTTAGTTGCAACGTGA
- the LOC115710030 gene encoding uncharacterized protein LOC115710030 isoform X2, giving the protein MAKEFGAAYQTEDSFNEHSKAHVSMVAQIVSSLPDKAQMGAAVSLSSHMFFKQITIQLLYLAEERNSNLVDGGAVFNGSGMDGYGTFTFVGETFSRICRRGSIDVLVSEVVPRVLRHVQSLLSLNDGSLVADVIESNRASQFWLNMMLSVKDSYAVERMSEQLLREIAKKRVSDVEAYWILWILFHRSFSHQVSFRSMLVDKFLLWKVFPISCLRWILHFALLEHPPDVKPISESHNNQKFLEALHSLASVWSKKEFVQSATTEQQIYVSAAVGLSLENISREQLDEIKDVMPSILQGVSCRLESPNHLVRRMASSVALAFSKVIDPENPLYLDDSCIGESIDWEFGLVDSEKECLTNNKCIEKGVNVKSCISSVEENDVNHTADKNILQNVKTKTKEVSEYKLVDPDEIIDPATLNCDSGSDKDDDDNESEISDTSSDSSLQPYDLVDDDTDLKKNFTQLVDVVGALRKSDDADGVEKALDVAEKLVRASPDELKHVASDLVRTLVQVRCSDLAVEGEEETAENKRQRALVALVVMCPLESLDTLHKLLYSPNVDFSQRIMILDVMTNAALELSHTKTTKPKHQTRPLISTISENQAWFLPSDIGPPGAGTWKEISETGTLLNWENRYERELPPKPGQIRKGKTRRWSLGSSNIQDNQSEWSHNKFPMYAAAFMLPAMQGFDKKRHGVDLLNRDFIVLGKLIYMLGVCMKCAAMHPEASALASPLLDMLQSRGICHHKEAYVRKAALFAASCVLSSLHPSYIASSLTEGSLEISKGLDWVRTWALHVAESDTDRECYMMAMTCLQLHAEMALQASRAMESIESTSKVENIGLLSSLSKDTIKIPYSSVKFH; this is encoded by the exons ATGGCTAAGGAATTTGGCGCTGCTTACCAAACTGAGGATTCTTTTAATGAACATTCCAAGGCACATGTATCAATGGTGGCACAAATTGTTTCGTCTTTACCAGACAAAGCACAAATGGGAGCTGCTGTTTCACTCTCATCTCA TATGTTCTTCAAACAGATTACCATTCAGCTTCTTTATCTGGcagaagaaagaaattcaaatttAGTAGACGGAGGAGCCGTTTTCAATGGAAGTGGCATGGATGGTTATGGTACCTTTACATTTGTTGGTGAAACATTTTCCCGCATTTGTCGCCGTGGATCTATAG ATGTTCTTGTAAGTGAAGTTGTCCCAAGGGTTCTAAGGCATGTTCAAAGTCTATTGTCATTAAATGATGGTTCACTCGTTGCGGATGTTATTGAATCAAACCGTGCTTCTCAGTTTTGGTTGAATATGATGTTATCAGTCAAAGATTCATATGCTGTGGAAAGAATGTCGGAGCAGCTTTTACGTGAGATTGCAAAGAAACGGGTGAGTGATGTTGAAGCTTATTGGATTCTGTGGATTTTGTTTCATCGAAGTTTTTCACATCAGGTTTCATTCAG gTCCATGCTCGTTGACAAATTTTTACTCTGGAAAGTATTTCCTATTAGTTGCCTTCGTTGGATCCTTCATTTCGCTCTTCTTGAACACCCACCTGATGTAAAACCGATTTCTGAAAGCCACAACAACCAGAAATTCTTAGAGGCACTGCATAGTTTAGCATCAGTGTGGTCCAAGAAGGAGTTTGTGCAATCGGCTACAACAGAGCAACAGATTT ATGTATCTGCAGCTGTTGGCCTTTCCTTGGAAAATATTTCTAGGGAGCAACTAGATGAGATTAAGGATGTGATGCCTTCAATTCTTCAAGGAGTGAGCT GTAGGCTGGAGAGTCCAAACCATTTGGTGCGGAGAATGGCTAGCAGTGTTGCTTTAGCGTTCTCTAAAGTTATTGATCCAGAAAATCCTTTATATCTAGATGATAGCTGCATAGGAGAAAGCATTGACTGGGAGTTTGGATTAGTCGATTCTGAGAAAGAATGTTTAACAAACAATAAGTGTATAGAAAAGGGTGTCAATGTTAAATCATGTATTTCTTCAGTGGAGGAAAATGATGTAAACCACACAGCTGATAAAAATATACTGCAAAATGTAAAGACTAAAACTAAGGAAGTATCGGAGTATAAGTTGGTTGACCCGGATGAGATTATTGATCCAGCTACTCTTAATTGTGATTCTGGCTCTGAcaaagatgatgatgataatgagaGTGAGATTTCTGATACCTCAAGTGACTCATCTTTACAACCGTATGACTTGGTGGATGATGATACAGATTTGAAAAAGAACTTTACACAGTTGGTCGATGTGGTTGGAGCACTACGTAAATCTGATGATGCTGATGGA GTGGAGAAGGCtcttgatgttgctgaaaaactTGTACGAGCATCACCTGATGAACTCAAGCATGTAGCAAGTGATCTTGTCAGAACTCTTGTACAGGTTCGTTGCTCTGACTTGGCTGTAGAAGGTGAGGAGGAAACGGCTGAAAACAAGAGGCAAAGAGCACTTGTTGCTTTGGTTGTTATGTGTCCATTGGAGTCTCTTGACACTTTACACAAACTTCTGTATTCTCCCAATGTTGATTTTAGTCAAAGAATAATGATACTCGATGTAATGACCAACGCTGCTCTGGAGCTGTCTCATACAAAAACTACAAAACCCAAACATCAGACGAGACCCCTTATCTCAACCATATCAGAGAACCAGGCATGGTTTTTGCCTAGTGACATAGGACCACCAGGAGCAGGCACCTGGAAGGAGATTTCAGAAACAGGAACTTTACTTAACTGGGAAAATCGTTACGAGAGAGAACTTCCCCCAAAGCCCGGTCAGATAAGAAAAGGGAAGACACGCAGATGGAGCTTGGGATCGTCAAACATACAAGACAACCAATCAGAATGGTCCCATAACAAGTTTCCTATGTATGCAGCAGCATTTATGCTTCCTGCCATGCAAGGCTTTGACAAGAAAAGGCACGGTGTAGACTTGCTTAACAGAGATTTCATCGTCCTAGGGAAACTCATCTACATGCTCGGTGTTTGTATGAAATGTGCCGCCATGCATCCAGAAGCATCTGCATTGGCTTCCCCTCTTCTAGATATGCTACAATCCAG GGGAATTTGCCATCACAAGGAGGCGTACGTGAGGAAGGCTGCTCTTTTTGCAGCTTCTTGCGTACTGTCATCACTTCATCCGTCCTACATTGCTTCTTCTTTGACTGAAGGAAGTCTTGAAATTTCCAAAGGGCTTGATTGGGTTCGCACATGGGCCCTTCACGTGGCCGAATCAGATACAGATAGAGAATGCTATATG ATGGCTATGACATGTCTCCAACTCCATGCTGAGATGGCTCTCCAAGCTTCACGGGCAATGGAGTCTATTGAAAGTACATCCAAAGTGGAAAATATTGGTCTTCTCTCCAGTTTGTCTAAGGACACTATAAAAATCCCTTACTCCAGtgtaaaatttcattaa
- the LOC115710393 gene encoding GDSL esterase/lipase 7-like encodes MVNTKVTSLVSIITFVFIFFFFFIELSESQKLAPALYIFGDSNVDVGNNNKLDISAKTNYLPYGMDFPGATPGRPTNGYNIADFFAEALGLSLPPPFNSINISSYTNTEGLNYASSMSGILDDTGTAMFPGITTLRGQIEMFKKTVREQLRKVLKKKNGEEVKRHLSKSIVLVVSGVNDFALNLLRNERMDRRSIDHDAFSQDLVQKYAHLLMRMYNLGARKFVVFDVEALGCLPFVVDMAFPAKPRCVDELNSLVFNFNQMLYKKISQLGNTTMSEATFVVAKNYHYYLNLAQNPAKFGLKEGFKPCCGVNKYGTCDRLQKTCRDRKDYVFFDGFHLTQQAYKVLATQCFNATSSDAACVPINLQNLAKL; translated from the exons ATGGTCAACACTAAGGTCACCTCTTTGGTATCAATAATTACTTTTgttttcatcttcttcttcttttttattgAGTTATCTGAATCTCAAAAGTTAGCACCAGCATTGTACATATTTGGAGATTCTAATGTTGATGTTGGCAACAACAACAAGCTTGATATTAGTGCTAAAACAAACTATTTACCTTATGGCATGGATTTTCCTGGTGCAACCCCAGGCAGGCCCACTAATGGTTACAACATAGCTGATTTCTTTG CTGAAGCACTTGGATTAAGTTTACCACCTCCATTCAATTCCATTAACATTAGCAGTTACACCAATACTGAAGGTCTCAACTATGCCTCTTCTATGTCTGGAATTCTTGACGATACAGGCACTGCTATGTTT CCAGGTATTACAACCTTAAGGGGACAAATTGAGATGTTCAAAAAGACAGTGAGAGAACAGTTAAGAAAAGTTTTAAAGAAGAAGAATGGAGAAGAAGTGAAGAGACACTTGTCCAAATCCATAGTTTTAGTAGTCTCAGGTGTCAATGACTTTGCTCTCAATCTTCTTAGGAACGAAAGAATGGATCGTCGTTCCATCGATCATGATGCCTTTTCACAAGATCTTGTTCAAAAATATGCTCATCTTTTAAtg AGAATGTATAACTTGGGAGCTAGAAAATTTGTTGTGTTTGATGTTGAAGCCTTGGGTTGTTTGCCATTTGTAGTAGATATGGCTTTCCCAGCAAAACCCAGATGTGTTGATGAACTAAACTCTTTGGTTTTCAATTTCAATCAAATGTTATATAAAAAGATATCACAATTAGGCAACACCACAATGAGTGAAGCCACTTTTGTAGTGGCCAAAAATTATCACTATTATCTCAACTTAGCTCAAAACCCTGCAAAATTCG GGCTTAAAGAAGGGTTTAAGCCATGTTGTGGAGTAAACAAATATGGGACATGTGATAGGTTACAAAAGACTTGTAGAGATAGAAAGGATTATGTTTTCTTTGATGGATTTCACCTAACACAACAAGCTTACAAGGTTCTTGCTACTCAATGCTTCAATGCTACTTCTTCTGATGCTGCCTGTGTTCCTATCAATCTCCAAAAcctagcaaaactataa